In Vulpes lagopus strain Blue_001 chromosome 4, ASM1834538v1, whole genome shotgun sequence, the DNA window ccaagacACAGGAGGACACCCCAggacggggggggcggggcgctgggggtAGCTGGTGGGACTGAGCGGCCTTCTGTCTGCAGGAGCCACAAAGGACATGGGGAAGATGCTGGGGGGTGACGAGGAGAAGGACCCCGACGCCgccaagaaggaggaggagcgCCAGGAGGCCCTgcggcaggaggaggaggagcgcaAGGCCAAGTACGCCAAGATGGAGGCGGAGCGTGAGGCCATGCGCCAGGGCATCCGGGACAAGGTGGGCACGGGGCtggggacggggggcggggggggggacacgCGGGGCCCTGGGGACGGGGGCGCGCTGGGCTTCCTCCGCTCGCCCTTTGCCGGCTCCACGGAACAGACCTTGGGATTGGACCGTCCGGAgccctggggggtgggcaggggtccCGTCCTCGCGTGGGGTCTCCAGGCCCCCAGGACCGGCCGTGGTCTGTGGCCTCCACCCCGCGCGTCCCGGAGCGGCCCTCACCTGCCCCACCCCAGGTTGTAGGGGGAGGCCCCCCAGCAGGTAGGCGCCCGGGGCCCTGGCGGGTGAGTCATCACGGGCAGGGCTGTGCCCCTGGGCACCCCTGGGGGTCGCCGGGCccaggtgcgggggggggggggtagctgCCTTGCTTGGTTCCCTGGTGCCCCTCACCCCATGACCCTGGCTCCGGGTCCGAGGGAGGAGATCTGCGtggccctggccctgcagggCGTGCTGTGTGCAGGCGCAGCATGGAGAACTCCACTCACCTGGGGGAGGAGCCAGGCCCCCCAAGGTTGGGGGGCGCCCCTGGGGTGGCTGCAGGCCTCCGGGGCACACAGGGCCTCGGCATCGGTGGGGGTGCGGACGGCAGACCTCGCCACCCAGCACTGCTCCCTGGGCGCCTTTGGAGACCTGCAGAGACCTCCCCTGGCTTTGCCCGGCGCACTGGCCCCCCTGCGGTCCCGGGTCAGGCCGTGGCTGGGGCGGGGAATGGGGACGGGTCGGGGGGCAGGACGAGGACGGCAGGTGCCGGGCGGGGTGTCGTCCAGGGGGTGGGCGGGCCAGGGCCCGTGTCTGAGGCCCACGTCTCCCTGTCCGTCTGCCTGCGTCCAGCGATGCAGCTGCCCCGGGTGGTCACCCCGATGTGTCCTCACCCTCGAGCCTGAAAACAGGTCACGGTGCTTGGACAGGTCTCGGCGCCCCTGGGGTGCGATGGGGCGGCCTGCTGCCCAgggagcccctgccctgggcccggGCCTGCCGGGGGGACCCTGCTGCCGCTCCGCGTGCACGCCCGTTTCACCCCGGGGTCAGCCCCCGGCTTGTGATGACTCAGGCCCACcgtgccccagggcctttgccctCGCTTCTCCCCGGTCTCCCCGAGgcgccagccccctcccccgctgGCTTTGCTTCCCGCCTACTTTTATGGGACACTTAGGGCTTTGCCGTTCCATGTCCCCCCCACGGATGCCGAGCTGGTGAATGAGTGAGGGAGTGAACGAATGAATGCACAGAGGGCTCGGGAACAGAACGGGTGGTGGTGGACGTGGGAGCCCCTTCCCGGGAGCAGCTGGGGTCCTGCAGCTGGCTCCCCAGCCCCGTCAAGCCCCGCGCCCTCGGAGCCCGGTCGCCCTGCGTGAGctcccctcccaggaccccgtgGCCGGGCCTGTGCACCGGTCCCATTCCTGTGGGCGCAGGGCCCCGTGGCATCTCCCTGCGGTTGTGGGGCGGGCTGGCCGCGGTTTCCTCACCTGCCCAGCCTGAGGGTCCCTCCCGCTGTCGCAGGTGAGGTGGGACCTGTGCCCGGAGGGTCCCCCTGCAGGGATGGCAGGGCTGTGCGGGGGCACCTGCTGGGGTCCTGATTCCGCCGGCAGGGGCCTGCCTTGTGCGGCTGCAGAGTGGAGACGGTGGTCACCTGTGGCCACTGGCACGGGCGGCGGTGGTGCCGGGCAGACGGGGACACGGGTGAGCCCCCATGCGTGGGTCCGAGGCCGGGAGGCATCTGACGTGTCCTGGACGCTGCAGCCCCAGGGACCCAGGTCTCCCAGCGCTGCggccccagcctccagaattggcccgcccggggggtgggggggctcagaGCGGGAGGGAGTGTGCGCCACAGCTGACGCCACGCCTGCTCGGGACGGGGGCACCTGGTCCCCGCTGCACCCCCAGCACCACTGTCTGGCCCAGCCCCAGGTCCTGCTCCTGGGAGGTCTTGCCCCACAGTGCGTCCTTCCCCCTGCCAGGGGACCCTGCCCCTTTCCTCTGGCtaccccccgcccctgcccgtgGGCACGCTGCCCTTGAGGTGTGGCTCCCGCAGGTGACCCACCTGGCCCCCAGGCACCTGGCTTCCTCCGGCCCTCCCTGGAGCCATGTGCCACCAGGCCTCGTGGGGCTGGCCGGAAAACGGGGTGCTGAGCTGCCCAGCCCAGGCTCCAGCAGACAGGGGTACCTGTTCTCTGGGGCGCACAGGGCCCTTGGCGACGTCACCCCAGGAAGTGTCTCATCTCAGGGGTTGGTCGGTGGAGCGTCCCTCTGTCCGCCCCATCACGGCCCCGCTGCGGGGTCCAGGAGCCACAGGTGAGGCACCTGCGTGGGTGCCGCCCGCCCAGCCGCCCTCAGCTTGCAGCCGCCGAGCCCACACATCGCTTGCCGCTCCCCAGGCTTGGCTGAGGCGCGGCTGGGTGTCACGGGAGCATGTGGCTGCGGGTCACCAGCGGCTCTGAAGGCCGTGGCCCCGTGAGGCCGGGCACCTCCGCGGGGACCCCAGCCCGGCGCAGCGGCGTGCCCCTGCAGAGAACCGTGACTTGGGGGAGCCTCACCGGGTGGCCCGGCCTGGGGTCTCCTCCCCGGCGGCCAGAGGGGCAGCCCCAACACTGCAGGCCGCGCTCGCTCGTGGGCCACGTCTCTGGTCGGGGTTGCTCTGCTCGCCGCACACAGCGTGTTCTCGTGGAAGCGCGAGTGTTCCCTGAGCACACGGGCATCTGCAGGCGGCCCACGTCCTCGGGAGCCTGCTCTCCCCAGGCTGACCTGCTTCCTGCCCGTGTTCCGCCCCCGGGGCTCCAAGCCGGTCCGGCCCCCCCTTCCCAGCCAGGGCCGCCACCGGGGCAAGGGGGTGTCACAGTCCGTGCGGCTGGCTGGCCTGACGTCCACGCTCACCTGGTGCATGTGCCCGGTGCCCTCCTGTGCCCCTCAGAGACCCTCCCTGCGCCCCTAGGATGCACAGGGTCCTGTGGACTGCTCGGGGCCCCCTCATCCCTCTTGCAGCAGGTGCCCAAGGAGGCCACAGGCTGTGCTCTGGCCACGGGTGGTGGGCAGAGAGCACGGCTTCCTCCTTGGTGACCTCTGCCACAGTGGCCGTCACCTCCCCAGCCTGAAGCCAGCGCAGCCTCGGGGAAACGGGCGCAGACGTTTCCTTCAGCATCATCAGCGGGCTGGGGGGGCACAGCCAGCCCCCCAGAAACCCGAGAGCAGAGGAAGGTCCTTCTTGGGGagccagcccccgcccccagaacCAGAACCAGAATCCACTTTTTTCGGGAGGGGCAGGCAAAGAGAGCCGAGCAGGAACGGGGTCCCCCCAACCAGGACAGAGACTCCTCCTCCCTGAGCCCGGGGTCCTGTGCTTGTGGGGCACCCGCAGAAATCTGGCATCGGGACGATCGCCGATGCGCGCACTGTCCCCGCTTGTCCCACTTTACTCCTGCGAGCGCTTCCCTTGGGTGCGGGTCAGAACCTCAGGCGTCCCCGTCCCGACTGGGCCCGCCATGGGACACCAGCCCCGAGGCCACCCAGGACCCCCGTGCGGCTCCTCTCTGACGCTCGTGCTCTCTGCTCCGGGGAGAAGTCCGAATCCGGATGCGGCAGGGCTGCCCGCCGGGAGTCCTTCCTGTGCCCTTGCGGTGGCCTCCGGCGGCCCTCGGTGCCCTGTGCCCGCAGCCGGCCTTTGTCCACTTGCATGTGgcctctctgtcctcttctttcttctacaAGGAAACCCTTACCGATTTAGGGTCCAGGATCATCTCTTTATCCTAAGAGCAGctcaaagaccttatttccaaattagGGCACATTCTAAGGTTCGGGGTGACATGAGTCTTGGGGGGACGCCGGTCCACCCACTACACAGGGGAGACCTGGATGATCTCcgggggcagagacgcaggccgGAAACTGGAAACAAGGGGCCCGGGATGTCCAGGTGTGGGGCTGCGGGCTTCCACCTGGAGCTGCCACCGTGCCCCCTCCTCCACGGGCTGTCCATGGGCAGGGGCGTGGTCACCACTGCATGTAGGGAGACGTGGCCGGCCTGAGGTGGGACCGCACCTCCCAGCCAGGGGTCTGGGCTGCGTGGGCGCCCCAGCCACGGAGCAGTGGGTTCTCCTCCGCTGCCTACACGCATCCTGCCTATCCCTTCCGCTGCTGCGGGACCTGGGCCCAGGCCGAGGACGGTGGCAGCTTCCTCGGATGGCACCTGGGAGGGCACGCAGGGTGGCCGCGTGGGGGGGCCAGGTTGGGGCAGGGCCGCAGCTTTGGTGCCAGTAGGGACCCACCTTCCTCTCAACGTGCTCCCTACCCCCCCGGCTTCGGCTTCCGCTGTTGCCCCTGCACTCTTGGCggggtccccctgccccccccaggcaccctcctgGGTGGAGCCTTTGTCCTCCAGGGTCTTGGCGGCAGTCGGCGCGGCCCTTTCTTGGCCACAGGCACCGCCTCTTGGGGGGATCCCGAGGCGCAGGAAGGGTCCAGCCCTTCCAGGGACTGTGGCCCCAGGCAGACCTGGGGTCCCTTCCAGGGACTGTGGCCCCAGGCAGACCTCTTGGGGGGATCCCGAGGCGCAGGAAGGGTCCAGCCCTTCCAGGGACTGTGGCCCCAGGCAGACCTGCTCCCGGGCTGacccccctctctgccccccccgcccccccccagtaCGGCATCAAGAAGAAGGAGGAGCGCGAGGCCGAGGCCCAGGCCGCCATGGAGGCCAATTCAGAGGGCAGCCTGACCAGGCCCAAGAAGGCCATCCCGCCGGGCTGCGGGGACGAGCCCGAGGAGGAGGACGAGAGCATCCTGGACACCGTCATCAAGTACCTGCCTGGGCCGCTGCAGGACATGTTCAAGAAGTAAGCGGGCGCCGCCAGCCCCCGCTGCGCCCGGAGCCCCCCCTCGCGCCCTCGCCTACCTTCCCCTGTACCTCCGCGAGGCCCCTGAAGGGACGTCGGGAGCAGAGTGCAGCCCCCCAGCGCCACTATAAGCCATAGTCCTAGATCTGCCCGCCCCACGCCCGCTCATGCCTCGGGAGCCTGcgccacctccccacccccgcactGCCATTGCCACCAACACCGGGGCAGGGGCGcctgcccccagggcccctgcGGTCTGTGCTGCAGCCCGGGCCCGCCCACGTGCTCCTCTGGGTGGGCCCCCCAAGCTGGGACGGCCCTTACCgcccccacccttcccctccacccAGCAGTGCCCGAGGTCCGGGCACCGACCAGGCCGGCATCTCGACCGCCCCTCGGTGCGCCGTCCCCGCGCTGGTGGGCGCTCGTCCGCCCCAAACTCAGGAGCACAGCCATAGTGGGGGGAAGGCGGCGCGGGCTGGGAGCAGCAGCCTCCCTGGGGGCGCGGGtgggagcccccacccccgccgtgACAGCTGGTTGCAGGATCTCGGGGTCCTCCCGCCTGCGGCCGCCCACCTCCACCCACACCCCTCACGCTCATTGTCCATCTGTCTCTCCCCgtcctctgtc includes these proteins:
- the CPLX1 gene encoding complexin-1, translating into MEFVMKQALGGATKDMGKMLGGDEEKDPDAAKKEEERQEALRQEEEERKAKYAKMEAEREAMRQGIRDKYGIKKKEEREAEAQAAMEANSEGSLTRPKKAIPPGCGDEPEEEDESILDTVIKYLPGPLQDMFKK